In Mastomys coucha isolate ucsf_1 unplaced genomic scaffold, UCSF_Mcou_1 pScaffold5, whole genome shotgun sequence, one genomic interval encodes:
- the LOC116078884 gene encoding ly6/PLAUR domain-containing protein 8-like yields MRGVFIAGIIAAFAITVVDSLDCRQCYMYNSTCEANATQCGEGYFSCVESSVNSTLGGSLHLYQNKFCSELNCTESSTKVAFTVHLFDDQRYHFASQCCQGKECNVTHDESAKQNFTNTQCMSCYGNNKTLCEQKPQQCYEGEQCVHMVAELTNGTGRVELKGCSDISNSTCQLLSKGNITVGEFIFKSVECTGSTELNLTTVTPPGINTSSATVTPPGKNTSSTTVTPSASMGIRASFTSSIFGSLLLLKLLF; encoded by the exons ATGAGAGGCGTCTTCATTGCTGGTATCATTGCGGCATTCGCCATCACAGTTGTAG ATTCCCTGGACTGTAGACAGTGTTACATGTACAACAGCACCTGTGAGGCCAATGCCACCCAATGCGGTGAAGGGTACTTCAGTTGTGTGGAGTCCTCTGTCAACTCCACTCTAG GAGGGAGCCTCCATTTATACCAGAACAAGTTCTGCTCCGAATTGAATTGCACCGAGAGTAGCACGAAGGTGGCTTTCACTGTGCATCTATTTGATGACCAAAGATACCATTTTGCAAGCCAGTGCTGCCAAGGAAAGGAATGCAATGTCACCCACGATG AATCTGCCAAGCAGAACTTCACTAACACGCAGTGCATGTCTTGCTATGGTAACAACAAAACACTCTGCGAGCAGAAACCCCAGCAGTGTTATGAAGGAGAACAATGTGTCCACATGGTTGCGGAGCTTACAAATG gcactggcagagtggAGCTGAAGGGCTGTTCCGATATCAGCAACTCTACTTGTCAATTACTGTCCAAAGGGAACATAACAGTTGGAGAGTTCATTTTCAAGTCGGTTGAATGCACGGGGTCTACCGAGCTCAACTTGACCACTGTGACCCCACCAGGCATCAATACTTCCTCTGCCACCGTTACCCCACCAGGCAAAAACACTTCCTCCACCACCGTTACCCCATCAGCCAGCATGGGCATCAGAGCTTCTTTCACCTCCTCTATCTTTGGCAGCCTCCTTCTTCTGAAGCTGCTGTTCTGA